One Vibrio rumoiensis genomic window, GGATCTTAAATGACATTGCTGCGTGTGGTGGCGATGCGCAAGCGGTGCGTTTTAATCAAGGTTCTGGCCGAGTAGGTGCGCCGATTGAATTGATGGTGTCGTACTTATATCACCAAATTGATCGACATAATCCGATGGCGTTGTTTGGCATGGTGTGGGTACTCGAAGGCACGAGCGTCGGGATTGGCGGCAATATGGCTCAAATGGTTAAGCAATACCTTGATTTGCCGGAACAAGCACTAACGTATTTAACCTCGCATAGTGTGCTTGACCAAGAACATATTCAGTTTTTTGAAACCTTGATGAATAAAGTGACCAATGAAGCGGATCAAGAAGCCATCATCGAGTCGGCTAATATGGTGTACGCCTTATACGGTGAAATGCTGAATAGTTTATATCAAGCGAATTAATCATGGCTAAGGACGAAAGATGGAATTAACCAATAAGTGCATCATGCTGACCGGTGCGTCGGGAGGGATTGGGCAAGCTATTGCGATGTTACTGAGCGCGAAGGGAGTCAAATTGATCTTAGTCTCTCGTAATAAAGAGCGTTTGCAGCAATTAAAAGCTTCTTTAACACGACCTGAACAGCACATTTGTTTAAGCGCAGATATGACCACTGAGCAAGGAATGGAGCAGATCAGTCAGTTGGTTCATCAATACAAGCAAAGTGGTGGCGTCATTGATGCGTTGATTAATGGCGCTGGCAGCAATGAGTTTCAATATTTCGCTCAGCGCTCGGTAAGCTCGCTTGAACAAGAGCTGCGTTTGAATTTGTTATCACCTATTTTGTTGAGTCAGTCTGCATTGGGGTGGTTGCAGCGACCGGGCATTATCTTAAATATAGGTTCGGCTTTTGGTTCGATAGGTTACCCGGGTTATGCCAGTTATTGCGCAGCTAAAGCAGGCATACATCGATTCAGTGAAGCGCTCGACCGTGAAATGGATGGCGCAAATATTCGCGTGTTGTACCTTGCCCCTCGTGCGACTCAAACCGAGATGAATAACGCCACTGTGCGAAGTTTAAATCAGCAACTTGGCAATAAAAGCGATACGCCTGAAACGGTGGCGCAATGTGTCGTTGATATGCTGCAAAAAGAAACCGCGAGCAAATGGATCGGTTGGCCTGAAAAGTTATTTGCTAAGGTCAATCAACTGTTTCCTAAATTGGTGTCTGCGTCGATTCGTAAACAGCAATCGGTTATTCAGCACTTTTTAAATCAGGAATCTTAAGGAGGTAACCATGAAAACTGTTATCGCAACGATGTCTTTATTGGCTCTGTCGGTCGTGGCACCATCTGCCATGGCAGCAACTTCACTATTAGACATTCAGCATCAATGGGCAGATTGTCAGTACAACCAAACCAAAGATGAAGATTTGCAAATAAAGTGCCTGGAAAACACCATTGCGCTGAATCAACAGGCGTTAAAAGCCAAGCCGAATGATCCTGATTTATTAGTATGGTTAGGCATTAACGAAGGCACACTTGCTGGAGTGAAAGGTGGACTAGGTGCGTTATCTCTCGTGAAAGATGCCAAAAAGCAATTTGAGAAAGTGATTGAAGTGGCGCCAAATAGTTTACAAGGTTCGGCTTATACGAGTTTAGGCTCTTTGTATTATAAAGTACCGGGCTGGCCAGTAGGGTTTGGCGATGATGATAAAGCAGAAGAAATGCTGAAAAAAGGGCTCGCAATTAACCCGAATGGCATTGATTCCAATTTCTTTTATGGCGAGTTTTTAGCAGATCAGGGCCGTAAAGAAGAAGCATTAAAATACTTAAATAAAGCGCAACAAGCGCCAGCACGTCCAGATCGTCCTTTAGCCGATAAAGGTA contains:
- a CDS encoding TenA family transcriptional regulator translates to MTLFFNTLQQRTQEAQQKMLSAPVIKACMQGNIDRDMYIQFLTQAFHHVKHTVPLLMACGSRLSLENEWVREAIAEYIDEEKGHHEWILNDIAACGGDAQAVRFNQGSGRVGAPIELMVSYLYHQIDRHNPMALFGMVWVLEGTSVGIGGNMAQMVKQYLDLPEQALTYLTSHSVLDQEHIQFFETLMNKVTNEADQEAIIESANMVYALYGEMLNSLYQAN
- a CDS encoding SDR family oxidoreductase, producing MELTNKCIMLTGASGGIGQAIAMLLSAKGVKLILVSRNKERLQQLKASLTRPEQHICLSADMTTEQGMEQISQLVHQYKQSGGVIDALINGAGSNEFQYFAQRSVSSLEQELRLNLLSPILLSQSALGWLQRPGIILNIGSAFGSIGYPGYASYCAAKAGIHRFSEALDREMDGANIRVLYLAPRATQTEMNNATVRSLNQQLGNKSDTPETVAQCVVDMLQKETASKWIGWPEKLFAKVNQLFPKLVSASIRKQQSVIQHFLNQES
- a CDS encoding tetratricopeptide repeat protein codes for the protein MKTVIATMSLLALSVVAPSAMAATSLLDIQHQWADCQYNQTKDEDLQIKCLENTIALNQQALKAKPNDPDLLVWLGINEGTLAGVKGGLGALSLVKDAKKQFEKVIEVAPNSLQGSAYTSLGSLYYKVPGWPVGFGDDDKAEEMLKKGLAINPNGIDSNFFYGEFLADQGRKEEALKYLNKAQQAPARPDRPLADKGRKQDIAKVLATLK